One window of Campylobacter avium LMG 24591 genomic DNA carries:
- a CDS encoding UDP-glucuronic acid decarboxylase family protein produces the protein MKTILVTGGTGFLGSNLCKRLINQGQRVICVDNNYTGKMKNIEELLKNENFSFIEHDICTPLKIDEKLDQIYNFACPASPPAYQGKHAIKTTKTSVYGAINMLELAKEKKATILQASTSEIYGDPLEHPQNEGYRGNVNPIGIRACYDEGKRCAESLFFDYHRNENVDIKVIRIFNTYGENMDPNDGRVVSNFICQALSGKDISIYGDGSQTRSFCYVDDLIDIIIMVMNSDKDFTGPINTGNPGEFSIKELAQKVIEKTGSKSKIIYKDLPLDDPTQRRPDISLAKSKFGWEPKINLDEGLDKSIEYFKKVIKEFKG, from the coding sequence ATGAAAACTATACTTGTTACGGGCGGAACGGGCTTTCTTGGGTCTAATCTTTGCAAAAGGCTTATAAATCAAGGACAAAGAGTTATCTGTGTTGATAATAACTACACAGGCAAGATGAAAAATATAGAAGAACTTTTAAAAAATGAAAATTTCAGCTTCATAGAACACGATATTTGCACTCCCTTAAAAATAGATGAAAAACTAGATCAAATTTATAACTTCGCTTGTCCAGCTTCACCGCCAGCTTATCAAGGCAAACACGCTATAAAAACAACAAAAACAAGCGTTTATGGCGCTATTAATATGCTAGAACTTGCCAAAGAAAAAAAAGCCACCATCTTACAAGCTTCCACATCTGAAATTTATGGCGATCCTTTAGAACACCCTCAAAACGAAGGCTATAGAGGAAATGTAAATCCCATAGGAATTCGTGCTTGTTATGATGAGGGAAAAAGATGTGCTGAAAGCTTATTTTTTGACTATCACAGGAATGAAAATGTGGATATAAAGGTTATAAGAATTTTTAACACCTACGGGGAAAATATGGACCCAAATGATGGTAGAGTTGTAAGCAATTTCATATGTCAAGCCTTAAGCGGAAAAGACATAAGCATATATGGAGACGGTTCTCAAACTAGATCTTTTTGCTATGTAGATGATCTAATAGATATAATAATAATGGTAATGAATTCTGATAAAGACTTTACAGGTCCTATAAATACGGGCAATCCCGGTGAATTTAGCATAAAAGAACTAGCTCAAAAAGTTATAGAAAAAACGGGGTCAAAATCAAAAATAATCTACAAAGATTTACCGCTTGATGATCCTACTCAAAGACGACCTGATATAAGTTTGGCAAAGTCAAAATTCGGCTGGGAACCAAAAATAAATCTTGATGAGGGTTTAGATAAGAGTATAGAGTATTTTAAAAAAGTTATTAAAGAATTCAAAGGGTAG
- a CDS encoding NAD-dependent epimerase/dehydratase family protein: protein MLKILLTGATGFVGTNFVLNLHNKYEIIALVRNTSDTSKIEKFCKIYRYDESIESIEKVFESEDIDGVVHTASLVLGGKNESLVIKELIKANIEFPSLLLEAIYKNPVKFFINTSSSFEYANSNEYKPTNFYAATKRAFYDISKYYSCVLDTIFVHLLLFDNYGENDTRAKLFNLWKNLDKSLNMSKGEQKIDISHIDDVVNGFDILIQLCLDKQVKNNQIYTVENKRYTLKELAQLFENISGKKLDIKWGALPYRENEIFEPVSAKNSPELMKLPNYKAKISLEQGIKMMIDEKGNECKK from the coding sequence TTGTTAAAAATACTTCTCACAGGTGCAACAGGCTTTGTAGGCACAAATTTTGTTTTAAATTTGCATAATAAGTATGAAATTATTGCTTTAGTTAGAAATACTAGTGATACTTCTAAAATAGAAAAGTTTTGTAAAATTTATCGCTATGATGAAAGTATAGAAAGCATAGAAAAAGTCTTTGAAAGTGAAGATATAGATGGGGTGGTGCATACTGCTTCTTTGGTTTTAGGTGGGAAAAATGAAAGCTTAGTTATTAAAGAACTTATAAAAGCAAATATAGAATTTCCAAGTCTTTTACTAGAAGCTATTTATAAAAATCCAGTTAAATTTTTTATAAATACTTCCTCATCTTTTGAGTATGCAAATTCAAATGAATACAAGCCTACAAATTTTTATGCAGCTACTAAGAGAGCTTTTTATGATATAAGTAAGTATTATTCTTGTGTGCTTGATACTATTTTTGTCCATCTTTTGCTTTTTGATAATTATGGAGAAAATGACACTAGAGCTAAGCTTTTTAATTTATGGAAAAATTTAGATAAAAGCTTAAACATGAGCAAAGGAGAGCAAAAAATTGATATTAGCCACATTGATGATGTTGTTAATGGATTTGACATCTTGATTCAATTATGCCTAGATAAGCAAGTTAAAAACAATCAAATTTACACAGTAGAAAACAAAAGATATACTCTTAAAGAATTAGCTCAGCTTTTTGAAAATATAAGTGGTAAAAAACTAGATATAAAATGGGGAGCCCTGCCTTACAGAGAAAATGAAATTTTTGAACCAGTTAGTGCTAAAAATAGTCCTGAGCTTATGAAACTACCAAATTATAAAGCAAAAATATCTTTAGAGCAAGGAATTAAAATGATGATAGATGAGAAAGGTAACGAATGTAAGAAATAA
- the rfbH gene encoding lipopolysaccharide biosynthesis protein RfbH, producing the protein MKMKEKILDDVKEYFKNVHQKKLEQDFIPSKTRINYAGRVYDEKELEYLVDSALDFWLTASKYSLKFEKELSKFLGVKHAFLVNSGSSANLLAFFALTSPLLKDRAIKRGDEVITVAAAFPTTINPIIQYGAIPVFVDMDLKYINIDVNELEKAKSPKTKAVMIAHSLGNPFNLKIVKEFCDKYKLWLIEDNCDALGSTYDGKFTGTFGDIGTSSFYPAHHITMGEGGAVYTNDDLLKKIILSMRDWGRDCWCIGGKDNTCGCRFTQQFGSLPKGYDHKYVYSHFGFNLKATEMQAAIGCAQLEKLPSFIKKRKENYQRLYEGLKGLKEFDLVEKEQNSDPSWFGFMLLVNEKAKFSRNEISTFLEKHNIQTRTLFAGNIIRHPAFDCMKEGVDFKVIGKLENTEKIMNDGFWVGVYPGMSFEMIDYIILKIKEFCEANK; encoded by the coding sequence ATGAAAATGAAAGAAAAAATTTTAGACGATGTTAAAGAGTATTTTAAAAATGTGCATCAAAAAAAGCTAGAACAAGATTTTATCCCTTCAAAAACTAGGATAAATTACGCTGGTAGAGTTTATGATGAAAAAGAGTTAGAATATCTTGTAGATAGTGCCTTAGACTTTTGGCTAACAGCTTCAAAATATTCTTTAAAATTTGAAAAAGAATTGTCCAAATTTCTTGGTGTAAAACATGCTTTTTTAGTAAATTCTGGCTCATCTGCGAATTTGCTCGCCTTTTTTGCCCTTACATCTCCTCTTTTAAAAGATAGGGCTATAAAAAGAGGAGATGAAGTTATAACAGTTGCTGCTGCCTTTCCAACCACTATAAATCCTATCATTCAGTACGGTGCTATACCTGTTTTTGTAGATATGGATTTAAAATATATAAACATAGATGTAAATGAACTTGAAAAGGCAAAAAGTCCAAAAACAAAGGCTGTTATGATAGCACACAGCTTAGGAAATCCTTTTAATTTAAAAATTGTAAAAGAATTTTGCGATAAATATAAACTTTGGCTAATAGAAGATAATTGCGATGCTTTGGGCTCAACTTATGATGGTAAATTTACAGGGACTTTTGGAGATATAGGCACAAGCTCTTTTTATCCAGCTCATCATATAACTATGGGCGAGGGAGGTGCTGTTTATACAAATGATGATTTGCTAAAAAAGATCATCTTATCTATGCGTGATTGGGGCAGGGATTGTTGGTGCATAGGAGGTAAAGATAATACCTGCGGTTGTCGCTTTACTCAGCAATTTGGTTCTTTGCCAAAGGGCTATGACCATAAATATGTTTATTCACATTTTGGCTTTAATTTAAAAGCTACTGAAATGCAAGCTGCCATAGGCTGTGCACAGCTTGAAAAACTTCCTAGCTTTATAAAAAAGAGAAAAGAAAATTACCAAAGATTATATGAGGGTTTAAAAGGGCTAAAAGAGTTTGATTTGGTTGAAAAAGAACAAAACTCAGATCCGTCTTGGTTTGGCTTTATGCTCCTAGTAAATGAAAAGGCTAAATTTAGCAGAAATGAAATAAGCACCTTTTTAGAAAAGCATAATATCCAAACAAGAACCCTATTTGCAGGTAATATTATAAGACATCCTGCCTTTGATTGTATGAAAGAGGGTGTTGATTTTAAGGTAATAGGAAAGCTTGAAAATACCGAAAAAATTATGAATGATGGCTTTTGGGTAGGAGTGTATCCGGGTATGAGCTTTGAAATGATTGATTACATCATACTTAAGATAAAAGAATTTTGCGAGGCAAATAAATGA
- a CDS encoding UDP-glucose dehydrogenase family protein, translating to MKIAVFGLGFVGLTTALGFAKKGFEVLGYEIDEKKVTSLKDLKIPFYEKDLDETLKEFLGKNFTITADITQALKDVTVVFYCIGTPMSEDGSANLSFLLKALKDTATNISLCAKKPVLVIKSTVPPSSSQEVFLPHLLSLNLKENEDFILANNPEFLREGFAYDDFMNPDRIVIGSKDSKSIKELELLYKPFNAPIHFVSLNSAEFIKYLSNTTLSLNISYANEMSMIAQNIGDIDIIKAFSILHEDKRFNTSPAGITSYLYPGMGFGGYCLPKDTLALYKKAKDKGYEAKILKDILAVNEEVINFYANKLKNELSQDENIGILGLSFKPQSDDVRDSKSATFIKKLLELGFRNIYAYDPIANEIFKNTYDFKISYENSLESIKNKCKVLVLATAWDEFKTLLNDKDKKIYNLRYMKGSKDE from the coding sequence ATGAAAATAGCAGTATTTGGTCTTGGTTTTGTGGGTCTTACCACAGCTCTTGGTTTTGCGAAAAAAGGTTTTGAGGTTTTGGGCTATGAAATAGATGAGAAAAAAGTAACTTCTTTAAAAGACTTAAAAATTCCTTTTTACGAAAAGGATTTAGATGAGACTTTAAAAGAATTTTTAGGAAAAAATTTCACAATCACTGCTGATATAACACAAGCCTTAAAAGATGTAACTGTGGTGTTTTACTGCATAGGAACACCTATGAGTGAGGATGGAAGTGCAAATTTAAGCTTTTTATTAAAGGCTCTTAAAGATACAGCTACTAATATATCTTTATGCGCTAAAAAGCCTGTTTTGGTGATAAAATCAACTGTGCCCCCCTCAAGCTCACAAGAAGTTTTTTTGCCTCACTTGCTATCTTTAAATCTTAAAGAAAACGAGGACTTTATCCTAGCTAATAATCCTGAGTTTTTAAGAGAGGGTTTTGCTTATGATGATTTTATGAATCCTGATAGGATTGTTATAGGAAGTAAAGACTCAAAGTCTATAAAAGAATTAGAGCTTTTATACAAGCCTTTTAATGCTCCTATACACTTTGTATCTTTAAATAGTGCTGAATTTATAAAATACCTTAGCAATACCACCCTAAGCTTAAATATAAGCTATGCTAATGAGATGAGTATGATAGCTCAAAACATAGGCGATATAGATATAATAAAGGCTTTTTCTATCTTGCACGAGGACAAAAGATTTAACACAAGTCCTGCGGGTATTACTTCTTACCTGTATCCGGGTATGGGTTTTGGGGGATACTGCTTACCAAAAGATACTCTAGCTCTTTATAAAAAGGCAAAGGACAAGGGCTATGAGGCTAAAATTTTAAAAGATATTTTAGCTGTAAATGAGGAAGTTATAAATTTTTATGCAAATAAACTTAAAAATGAACTTTCACAAGATGAAAATATAGGAATTTTAGGACTTAGCTTTAAACCTCAAAGTGATGATGTAAGAGATAGCAAATCAGCTACTTTTATAAAAAAACTACTTGAGCTTGGTTTTAGAAATATTTATGCTTATGACCCTATAGCAAATGAAATCTTTAAAAATACCTATGATTTTAAAATATCTTATGAGAATAGTTTAGAAAGTATTAAAAACAAATGTAAGGTTTTAGTATTAGCTACAGCTTGGGATGAGTTTAAAACTCTTTTAAATGACAAAGATAAAAAGATTTACAATCTTAGATATATGAAAGGGTCTAAGGATGAGTAG
- a CDS encoding NAD-dependent epimerase/dehydratase family protein — translation MKDCFKNQILNEDLEYIFKSLNDKQKKSFENSSILFTGCAGFLGFYFIHFFIKYSKELGIKKIIALDNFILRKPLWLENLAKDYEELLKLYKFDIITDKIESLEEAKDAKLIIHAASIASPSFYRKYPIQTLDANIWGLRSLLDFYKDKDIRGFLFFSSSEIYGDPASDKIPTDEEYRGNVACIGPRACYDEAKRFGETMCYLFSLEYKMPITIARPFNNYGPGMSLDDKRVPADFAKAVLEARDIELLSDGLPTRTFCYIADAIAGYLKVLVYSEFDYFNIGIDKPELCVKDLADIYIKHAKDIFGLNLELKFKKSSDKNYLTDNPNRRCPIIRKAKTKLDYNPSILVDEGVKRFLNYLKLEKENGVLL, via the coding sequence ATGAAAGATTGCTTTAAAAATCAAATTTTAAATGAGGATTTAGAATACATTTTTAAATCCTTAAATGATAAGCAAAAAAAGTCTTTTGAAAACTCAAGTATTTTATTTACAGGTTGTGCTGGGTTTTTGGGTTTTTATTTTATACATTTTTTTATCAAATACTCAAAAGAGCTTGGCATTAAAAAAATAATTGCCCTTGATAATTTTATATTAAGAAAGCCTTTATGGCTTGAAAACTTAGCTAAAGATTATGAAGAGCTTTTAAAACTTTATAAATTTGACATCATCACAGATAAGATAGAAAGCTTAGAAGAAGCAAAAGACGCAAAGCTAATCATACACGCAGCAAGTATAGCAAGTCCTAGTTTTTATAGAAAGTATCCTATACAAACCTTAGACGCAAACATTTGGGGATTAAGGAGTTTGTTAGATTTTTATAAGGATAAGGATATAAGAGGCTTTTTGTTTTTCTCAAGTAGCGAAATTTATGGAGATCCTGCAAGTGATAAAATTCCAACCGATGAAGAATATAGAGGAAATGTAGCTTGCATAGGACCTAGGGCTTGTTATGATGAGGCTAAGAGATTTGGCGAAACTATGTGCTATCTTTTTTCCTTAGAATATAAAATGCCAATTACTATAGCAAGACCTTTTAATAATTATGGTCCGGGTATGAGCTTAGATGATAAAAGAGTACCAGCTGACTTTGCTAAGGCTGTTTTAGAAGCAAGAGATATAGAGCTTTTAAGTGATGGTTTGCCAACTAGAACCTTTTGTTATATAGCTGATGCTATAGCTGGGTATTTAAAGGTGCTTGTTTATAGCGAATTTGATTATTTTAACATAGGCATTGATAAACCAGAGCTTTGCGTAAAAGATCTTGCTGATATTTATATAAAACATGCCAAAGATATATTTGGTTTAAATTTGGAGCTTAAATTTAAAAAATCTAGCGATAAAAACTACCTCACAGACAATCCAAACAGACGTTGCCCTATCATAAGAAAGGCTAAAACAAAGCTTGATTATAACCCTAGTATCTTAGTAGATGAGGGTGTGAAAAGATTTTTAAACTATCTTAAGCTTGAAAAAGAAAATGGGGTCTTACTATGA
- the rfbF gene encoding glucose-1-phosphate cytidylyltransferase, producing MKVLILAGGLGTRLSEETSLLPKPMVEIGGKPILWHIMKIYSYWGFNDFIILTGYKGHIIKDYFINYYTHYSDITVDMSNNSLQIHTTRHEPWKVTMLYTGQENMTGSRILQAKDYVGNESFMLTYGDGLSDVNLKELLAFHKSHKKAITMTSILPEGRFGKLDIDENNRIKAFTEKPKGDASTDNAGWINGGFFVCEPKIFDYIKDSEDTIFEQEPLKNLAKDAELYSYKHNGFWKCMDTLKDKKELSKMWLSAKAPWALWED from the coding sequence ATGAAAGTTCTAATCCTAGCTGGAGGGCTTGGCACTAGACTTAGTGAAGAAACATCCCTCTTACCAAAACCTATGGTAGAAATAGGAGGAAAACCTATACTTTGGCATATAATGAAGATTTATTCATACTGGGGTTTTAATGACTTTATCATACTTACAGGATATAAGGGTCATATCATAAAGGATTATTTTATAAACTACTACACTCATTATAGTGATATAACCGTTGATATGTCTAATAATTCCTTACAAATTCACACCACCCGTCACGAACCTTGGAAGGTAACTATGCTTTACACAGGTCAGGAAAATATGACAGGAAGTAGAATTTTACAAGCAAAAGATTATGTAGGAAATGAAAGCTTTATGCTTACTTATGGAGATGGCTTAAGTGATGTAAATTTAAAAGAGCTTTTAGCCTTTCATAAGTCTCATAAAAAGGCTATCACTATGACTTCTATCTTGCCAGAGGGACGTTTTGGTAAGCTTGATATAGATGAAAATAACCGCATAAAAGCCTTTACTGAAAAACCAAAAGGAGATGCAAGTACTGATAATGCTGGTTGGATAAATGGGGGCTTTTTTGTTTGTGAGCCTAAGATTTTTGACTACATAAAAGATAGTGAAGATACTATCTTTGAGCAAGAACCTCTTAAAAATCTAGCAAAAGATGCAGAGCTTTATAGTTACAAACACAATGGCTTTTGGAAATGTATGGATACACTTAAAGATAAAAAAGAACTTTCTAAGATGTGGCTTAGTGCTAAAGCACCTTGGGCTTTGTGGGAGGATTGA